atgtcactgctcagaagactttccagactacttatagttaagtcgtccaacattccagacgacttaactgtaagtcttctgcgcagaatatagttacaaaataggtatcaagttcaaatacaaaatagggGTCAAGTTCAAATGCACACATCAGcctaatctatcatacaaaataatCTAACGTAGCCTATTTATCACCCCTCATACGCACCGAGGTTGGCATCATTGTCCTTGTTTTCGAACTCATGCGCGtcaggaagctcttgaaatatatccactgccatcttatccctcataGTCTTCCCTTTTGCCTTAGCAAagtcttttttactaaactctatcccaagagcatgacattcaatgtacattagagtgtacacgccacaatcaccagctcgggccggaggtatattggtcggtctctcatatgtgaatgACTCCAGGCTGTATTGGACACGTTGTTCGTCTGAGGAAGCAcactcaaaaagaaaagaagggaccatgtagagaaaatGCTCCATTACCACATAGAGTTCTTCTGGGGAGATACTAGAACAAATGCTGTcaaagacgactatgtgccttttagggatcgatatccacataGCAATCCAATGAGTGTCGGCGTAGTTCACTGGAGCATGGATATCATCAATATCTGTCCCCCAAACCTTGttcgattggcaaaatgatggtatagtgcctgcataataattccacgccccaccagagagtcttcttcctaaaccgttctgATCGGGCTCcgagtccttaaaatccttgaagttgaatctacattgctgagcaaagagatgatcaaggaagcacattctcttgctcctgaaatgttgtgggttagcgtcgtacctcttcctcagcacattaatccaagcatcaatatgctgcatataaaataggGTACACGTCAGaagatatcagacgacttactggtaagtcgtctacgtagaagacttaccagacgacttacaagtaattcGAAGacgaattaagtcgtctggtaagtagtctacgtagacgacttaccagacgacttattggtAAGTCGTTTACAAAGAATACTTATCAGTAAGCCATCTAAGTtatagcagaagacttacacagtcCTCCAGCCAGTCTAAGGAGGTTCGGAGGATTTGATACCACCAAGTTCTACTTTTACATAGTTTTTTATCGAGAGGTGTtctataatgactgcaaacacaaaatgttgaaaaacaatcagtttttgtagactaaagcaagctattatgggaaaaCCAAACTATTATGGGAAAAGCAAACACTTACGGacaagttttcaaccaatcagcaagctccttcaacttcttcttgtcaattggtgcaaaaggattatagcctggataaagctttttgtttggaatgatcactCTGGCCGTGCtgtttgccgtataaggagattgctgtgaggcagcaagtttccttgttcgatcactctttgcacGGCAAAGTGCCAAAGCAGCATCCCTCTTTTCCTGATATCTAGCATCCTCCTTCTGTAAATCCAAAACAGTGGGTTGATTTTTGTCCAATAGAACAAGGCTCGgttctggagctttatctttcgaggaactagcatctgcgggcatagctgcgggcacatctggacctttatcctccgccaagctcttccttcccgcgttcgtcccattaacactttcactctgcaatatacaagatgagtttatacaataataaccaaagatccatttcaaacaataataaccaatgagtgtcttcaaacatgaaacaaaatacatatataaaatccatacactataaacaaagcacacatgttctgacatacaagaaacaaagcaaatgcaacttttcagttcttattcttaagattttgtctagtcaatctcttgttgggagaggattcgttactaaccccgggttcgaGCGTCGGTTTAGGTGGAGGGGTATTGTTTTGAGATGATGTCCCTTTCCGTTTTGTGGtgataccaaccttcttctccatagcttccaccctttccgacagagacttgatctccttaaggcacgtctcaaacccttccctcatggcatcagctatgtccttcaacatggttttaatatcctctttggtcaaccCACCAAAAGTCGTAGTCACCTCTTCACTAGtctctgcagctgcctcttcactagcctctgcctcttcactagcctctgcagctgcctcttcactagcttctgcaggtgcctctttacgagctttcttccgaggtcttggactgtcttccttcactaccttttttttcgctggactcacaaccgccggctttgtattgacccaagtaccggtgacttcccagtaatccatggtccacttccacggtttcttcacaaacatgagtttaattatgttctctGCGGGCGTGTCCTCAACATGAAACacccattttggaaacatttgaccaatgtccttctgaacaaagttgatcaccctagtctgcagtaaatagaagatatgaacttagatatttgacggattaagaaatatggaaagaaaatacttcgcagacgacttataattatgtcgtctggaaagtcttccagttggacgacttagtagacgacttataattaagtcgtctggaaagtcttccagctggaagacttagtagaagacttagtagaagacttataattaagtagtctggatagtcttcctagacgacttaattataagtcttctactaagtcatccagctggaagactttccagacgacttaattataagtcttctactaagtcgtctagattctagtaaatacctgactgaggatagcctctttaaactgtatgcgtcctttgcgacccttgtaagccagtatcggtggaggcGGATTGTTTGGGAGATGATTACCATaagtagcacccaattccggaagagctgtgtacacccatacctggagagcttgcgcaaacccattaatagtgtaacaacccgaaatatctctgcccttcacagagtccatcagcaccttaaacgcgactctcccccatggataattctcaaaccgttctagctccatcactagccttgccagactaacccgtgtaggggttgaatactttctcccttcaatgtatccagtgaagatggcaaggtacgcGAGCAGCTTGCGATCAATTCCGAGACCACCCTTCGCATCTCTCAAatgctgctattatctcctgagtagatggcccagcttcgacatgaactcccaacatccaccaaaaagaagtcaactcctttgtaacaacacagtgaggtctctcaaggtcctcgatgtactcgcagttaagactagtgaggttttcaaactctaacagtgaaaacctcacaggttgTGGACCAACGGGACTCCccagctcatacttcttctttatgtccagctggaaaccgagcatgtagggaaccagccttgaagcccaatcaaatcccagctcttggaacttgaagaaaactcccaacttcgactccttcagctATTCATATTTgtcatcatgaagagctttctttaaagcagcatgcaacgtccaacaagtatgatactaaatgctatgcactgcggggggggggggggggggctctcttcccctaatgtataTATCCTACGGAGGAGTTCTggcatctccattttttttgcctgcaaaacaatcaaagacaaccatctcaaacaatcaaagacttataattaagtcgtctggcaagttttccagcagaaagacttataattaagtcgtctggaaagtcaagactttccagacgacttaattataagtcttccaagacttccagttttatgttcatcttttcctcaatcaatcactcgacagtaagaaatataacttaccggcggcggagttcaacgagacgcctctgagagaattcgcgctagggtttcctctcggatcttaaatagaagaagcggctgtgagaacggtggtgagaacgacggtgataacggaggagagataaccggcggtgagaacgatggattagagagaatcgacgaaaatcgccttcgaaatcgcctttgagagaaacggcgTTAGGGTTTTCTGATTTTCGCGAAAcagtgaataaaaaaaacaccttatatatggccggtaaataaaccggttaggtttaaaagtacattgtaaaattaaaggttcggtccggtttggatgacttactagtaagtcatctgttgaatactgtacatcagacgacttactagtaagtcgtcgcagaccctaaatttaacccctaaactaaattgaataaattaactaactaaccacgttataaagccgtagttatacttaaatagtgtttactatacactgaaataaacacacttaggtaaattttaaagttttcaaaaaaacatttatgcattccaaaatctaaccctaagaacacatacaatactacaacatatgttagcaaaacctaaaccaaagaatatcgtGACTCattactttcactcatctatgttaaaaacaattaaattttgttatatcttaatttatatctcttaaaacatatgttaattatatgatttcaatttttcatttatcaaaatattttttacaaaaattttaaattatttcaagAAGAAGTAGACCAGAcgacagacgacttactggggttagaaacgtaaaaaaaattcggttttttttgtttgttcacaaggggctggttgtaatttcaatagttttttaggttacttttgcatttgattcaagtttgagtttacatatatgtttgaaatcaagttgtgagtcatatttgacaatttttgtaataatgattatataaaatatttttacaaatttgtggggctattcttttttttttattttttgtcaaaaaaatgaaaaaaaaaacaatctccCCATAAATGCCATATTTTCCTATAATGGACTATAGAATTTAAAACTTATATTTACCGTACACCATCCAAACAGTAAAGAACCGTATATATGACTGTGTACGCCGTATTTTAGAAgtctgcatatatataaatatatacaagatATAATGGGATCAGTTTTGTTTTCTCTAGCAAGTGAAAGATATACTAATGTCGGAATAACTTTTCTTGTTTAAAGATAAATGTACAACAAAAATGTAACCGAAATTCTTTTACGTGCAAAAAGTTTATAGATCAAAAAACCCTTTTTATACAAATAGGTGGAAAAGAAAACGTATATATACGGCTAGGCTATGAATCGAACATATATCATAAATGTAAGAATAAATCATCTTGGAATCAGACAATTCTTGGTCCATACAATTTCTCATGCGAAATAACATGTGAGATAATAATGTCCGGATGGAATAAACTTTTAAACAATTCTATTCCGGTCTAGTTACCCAGACCACTTCAAAATTGAGTAATAGAATGTCCGTtcaacgtaaaaaaaaaaaaacaagaaatatgattgtaagaaataagaaattttttataaaaaaaagtatatttagaaaaacaaaagtgAAACTGAAAGAGAGTACCAGTCGATCCCAACTTAAGTTTGAGAGAGAGACTTAACGAGTAAGTTATGAGATGTTGGTCTGACTCAATTTTCTACTCTCATTTctttattttgaattatttcagttttaatattgtaattTCTTTATCTTTGGACCGGTGGTTTTGCTTTTTAATTCTCCTTTTCTCCCGTCGAGCAATAAAGATCACAAAGTCCGCCAAACCAAAGTTGTTGTATTTTTTACCTTCAGCTTTCCAGGATCAGACTTTGAATTTAGAAATAGCATTTATGTTATACTCCttttatatgtataatgtaATCTTGTATACTCTAAAGTTACACTTAGTATCCCTTTTAAAAGAATAAAGATAATTGTTTCGACGTTAAGGAAATGCATTTATACTCATCTGTTGGATGACTATTCCTGTTGAATCTGAATTTGAATGCAAAGCTATATTTTTGAGAATAATACAAGTTGTGAAAAGCTCGCTTATAGTCCGGGAATAttgtataaaaacaaaaatattatattttgtgataaaaatatactcttctttaAATTCCACAAAGTTGATCTCTAGAATTTTGAGTAAAATTGATATATAGTTTTTTCAACCAAGCTTATAATTAAGCTGTTTGTTTTAGTGATGTCACAAACACAGATTAATACTTGGAAgtattattgttttattgtatATATTCTTTAGTATGGCATTCCCCGTCACGAAAAAAACTAATTGCAATTTGTATGttagtaaaagaaatagaaaagatTAAGTTTTCAAATAAGAATCTGACGTTGGACTCCCCACGCAGCGATTTGGATTTGGTACTTTTCTTCCCCTCTAAGATGTTGCCTTTcagttttctttttacttttaaactttaATGATTTGACGACCTTGCTTAAgttgtgcacaaaaaaaaaaggacgacCTTGCTTAAGCAACTACTTACACAGATAAAAAGTTTCAATTCTTTATAACGTAATGTTCTAAGTTGATGGATGAGATGTTAATATGGTTCAAATTGTTAGAAATTTGAAATATCAATTCATGGTTTGATAATTGAACTGAAGATTGTAATGGTGAGTTAAATGTTATTAGATAGGTATACGAAGTGTTAAACACTAAACGGCTATGATCCAATGAACTGTGGAGAAGACATTTTAAAGATACTCGACGATACTAAACGGATATGATCCAATGAAGTGTAGGAGCTGTGTAACACGATTGTAATGGTTTCCTTGTAAGATACTAGTGGATAAAAACTGTCATTTTTGTGCCTCTAAATCCTAAAATTCGTTGTTGCTAGCGGCTGGGGTGCCATTCCTGCTCATTCTGGTATGATTCTCTCCCATCTTACTTTGTTGTGTCTTGTTCCGGTTTTTTGACATACATCTGTTCCAAATGCTGCAAAATTCGAAAGGAATCGCTCCAATACCTGTAGATGAAAATAAACATGCAAATGCAATATACGCTTCTAAAtgtattcactacaagaaaacacgtcAGTTGCAAGGGAAAACTGCATCGCAATTCCGTTGCAAATCGCTTATTGCGAGGGTTTTGCGAGAAACCACGTTCCCTCGCAAATCGCTCGTCGCAAATGAAAATCACTCGCAAAACGCTCGCAAATTTGCGACGGAAATAAATTCCTTGCAAATTTGCGACGGAATGATATTCCTCGCAAATTTGCTACGGAACTGATTTCCTCGCAAAAATTTGCGACGGTTTAGTTGTTCCTCGCAATTTTGCAATTAACAGTTCGTCGCAATTTTGCAAGGGTTTTATTCCGTCGCAAAATTGCGAGGCTTGTTCCGTCGCAAATTTGCAAGTCATTTgcgattaattaatttttttcctgcagaatttgaaattttataaattattacacATTTATAAAATTCTGAAGAGATTTAAATAGTTAgcaaaaatattactaaaatagAAAGAAATTCAAGAGTCATTACACAAACACATACAAAAAAGTTTCAAGTCATTAGAAAGTGATAGAAAACAAACTAAatagcatcagattcatcatcatcaccagaagCAGAAGACACGTCTTCAGACTGGAGAATGTCGGCCACGGTAGAGTCTTTGCTAGCGAGATGACGAACGATCTTGTACAGCTTTGAAATTTCATTTCCCTGGCTCTCAATCTTTTGAGCTTGGTCATAGATGATCTTCTCCAAAGATTGGTCTCTAGTACTGCTAGAAGGAAACGAAGCAGGAACAGATCGTAAAGATGTATTTAGAGAACCCACTCCATACAGTCGTCCCTTTTTGCGGGGAGCGAACTGCATAAAAAATCAAAGAATGATCAATATCAAAgaagacttttaaaaatttgagatTGAAAGCAGTAATAAATTACCTCACAATAGATCTTGCTCTTTTCCATTGGAGAGAGGCCACTAGAACCAGTGCTCTCGGGATCATCACTAGCAGCCTTAGATAATTCCTGAAATTTAGATGTCACATCGTTGTAGAGCTGCTCAGATTTGCCATCAACAAAAGAACCATCCGGGTTTCGTTTAGTGATCTCGAGAACCCCAAGCAAGTCTGGAATAGAACATCCAGTTTGCTCAGCCTACAATTTAAAAGATCAAGTTAAACCTTAAAAATGAGATCACAACTTAGATAAAATAGGCAATTTCAGAACACAACTTAAATTAACTAAGATAAGAAAAACAAGAACTTACAATCACTCGTGCACGGGCCCTGAAGGAAGTCTGACCTGAACGATGCTTAGACGGTCCATGTCCATCAGGGTCAGAGTAACGAGCTGCCCGACTGTTACAACTCCGGACTTCAGATTCTGGATCTAACCAATAAGCAACAAGACCAGCCCAAACATTTGGGTCAAACCACAAAGGCATAGCTGCATCGCCTTTTTTCCGCCAGTTACTCTTCCACCGACTAACTTGGCGAGTCAACTGGAGTTTCAATTTAGCCTCGAAAGAGTTGCGAACGAGGGATGTTATACCGGAATCCCAATGATACATTTACTGACACAACAAAAAGGCAAATTAATATACATTCATGAACATAAAATTAatcttttacaaattttaaaattcaagaaaattaaatgaattaCCGCAAAGGATTCAAACCAACGTCTCACAACATCCCCGGGGGTTTGCTTCCAATTAGCATGCGGTTCTTTGAAATCTCTTTCAAAGATTTGACGGACCGATGCAGCAACGCTTACATCGTCATCAAACCTATCACAGGAAATTCAAGGCAATTGAGAGAACTAAATTAtaagaatatgaaaatattataaatggtttcaatgaattaaaattaaaaaacttaCCAAAGCGTATTTGGAGGGCGATCTGGATGGAGGTGAGGAAGACGATCATGTCCAGGACTAGCCAAAATCATATTGATTGCCGCTAAATCTGCCGCCGGGTCTGGGGCGGGAGCTGCAGGAGCTGGGGCGGGAGCTGCAGGAGCTGGGGCGGGAGCTGGAGGAGCTGGGGCGGGAGCTGGAGGGGAAGCTTGCGTCTGGCTATTAGGAACAGTCAAACTCTCGGCCATCTAGGAACTAGAAGAACTACCCGGATTGGTATGACGGGATGAACTTTTCGTACTACCAGAAGTCTTCTTACCACCAGAAGTCTTCTTACCACCAGAAGATAGATAGCGGCTATAATCATTTCCTGACATCTGCCAAGAAATTAACCAAACCTAAATAGTTAAAACCCTAACCAAACACAGAATCATCACAAATCGATAACCTAAACTGATAATCAAAACCTAAACTGATAATTAAACTTAAACATAGACCAAAATTTGTAACCTTTCAAAAGGGACAGAGAATCATTTCCTGACATCTGCCAAGAAATTAACCAAACCTAAATAGTTAAAACCCTAACCAAACACAGAATCATCACTAATCGATAACCTAAACTGATAATCAAAACCTAAACTGataattaaacttaaatataGACCAAAATTTGTAACCTTTAAAAAGGGACAGAGCCGGTTCGAGATAATGACGGTGGAAGTCCGGCGAGTATGACGGCGGATGAGGACGACCGTGAGGAGAGAGATCCGGCGAGAGACGGGTTGAGAGAAGGAGATCCGGCAAGGAGACCTAGATCGAAGTGGATCGGCGAGGAGAGAGTGGAGAGAATGAAATCCGGCGAGACTGAGACATCGGAGAGGAGAGgcacagagagagagacacgGCGGTGAGGAGAGGGGGAGACTCCGCCAAGACTGAGGCGTGGGCTGCGAAAGGAGAGgcacagagagagagatacgGTGGTGAGGAGAGGGGGAGACTCCGGCAAGACTGAGGCGTGGGCTGCGAAAGGAGAGgcacagagagagagatacgGCGGAGAGGAGAGGCGGGAGAGTCCGGCGAGACTGAGGCGAGGGCTGCGAAAGGAGAGgcacagagagagagatacgGCGGAGAGGAGAGGCGGGAGAGTCCGGCGAGACTGAGGCGTGGGCTGCGAAAGGAGAGgcacagagagagagatacgGCGGAGAGGAGAGGCGGGAGAGTCCGGCGAGACTTGACAGGAGACGTCAGGCTGCGGGGAGAAAGAGACCGGGGAGGATACGCAGAGAGGAGGGacgatttagaattttttttttctttgacggCAGAGAGTAATGGAGCAGAAAGGTTAACTGTCTTTATATATTAACCTAATATTCGACGCCAATCCCTTGCAAATCCCTTGCAAATTTGCGAGCGAATTGCAACGGCTGTGTTTTAGGGATTCGTTTAGGGTTTTGGCTAGTGGTTCGAAGAGTTGCGACGGAATTGCGAGGATGACCATGCAAATCCGTCGCAAATTTGAGAGGGAGTTGCGAGGAAATCTTGCAATTTCGTCGCAATTTCGTCGCAATTCCATCGCatcttgttatatttttttttttaaaaaaaattcaaatacaagACAATAGAGCATAAATGTGAAATTTTGTCTAATCGGATTCATTTTCAGATACATTTTCATTGTCTCTATTTTCAGCCTCATCATTTGTGATGTCATCTTCGTCAGTTTCAGCATCAAACTCGTCTTCTTCTGAAACAGACCCTTCGGTGGAATCATCAACAATGACTTCTGTTTCTTGGTTATCTGGATCGATGTGTAAAATATTCTCAGTCGATTCGGTTGGGACAGACATTTCAGCAACTCTTTCGGCCTGCATAGCGACATCGGCAATTTCTCTGACGATTATACACCCTCGCGGATTCACTTTAATCACTGATAACCACCTTTCACGCCTTTCTCTAATCCTTGGATATGGAAGAAAACATACTTGATCTGCTTGTGATGCAAGGCAATATGGTTCGAATTTTGCATAACGTCTATTTGCATTGACATCAATGACCCCAAGGTTATTTTTCCGGACCCCTCGGCCACTCGTTGGATCATACCAATCACACTTAAATAATACGCATTTTAAGTTGATGCTTCCCGGGTAAGTGACTTCTATGATCTGTTGCAATACACCGTAGAAGTCAGTTTCACCTTGGAGTTGGATTCCAAAATTTGCGGTTGATCTCTTCGAACCGTGTGTATACGTATGAAAAGTGTATCCACGAGTGAAGTACATTGGAGCAGTAGTGATCTTAGCAACCGGTTTGTCAACAAATTCATACAACCATCGCGGAATTGGTTTGTCATGACATCCATTTTTCACCtgctcaaaatatataaatattaaaataagtcattttaattttaaaagtctAAAGATTGTATGTACATAGTATTCTAACCACCCAGGATAATCTCGTTCGTTCAAGTGCTCATAATCCTTTTCTTCTAAATTAGGATAGTGTTCTCGAATTTGTAAGTTGAATATGCTGCATCTAAGAATTGTTATTTGTTAggcatatatgtaaatataaaaccaaagtaATCAATACAATTTATATATGTTCAATTTGTATGAGTACTATACCTTTCAAATTCCTGCAAGTAGTCAATGTTTCGCATAATATAAATGTGAGCCGCATGAGCATGTGCATGATCTTCCCACCAAACTTCTCTCACTTTGCCAGCAAGTCTTCCAATCTGACAAAATATGTCAGGAACGTCTGTAACAAGATATGAAGGCGCAACTCCTCCGTCGTCGTATCGTCTAGGAGCGGTCTTCTTCGTTCTAACGGTTGGGCTAAAGTAGTAGGATGTAAAGTGTGATGTTTCCACCGTCAAACTTCCTGCAACTATCGAACCCTCGACTTTGGCCAGATTTTTGGCAAACTTTTTTAGATATCCCATGAATCTCTCAAATACATACATCCATCGGAATTGCACAAGGCCCCCAAGAGCTGCTTCAAGAGGTAGATGAATCATGAGATGTTCCATTACGTCAAAAAAAGATGGAGTGAAGATTTTTTCCAAATTGCAAAGTAAAACCGGAATATCCTTGGCTAACAACTCGATCCCATCCTCAGTCAATGTCCGAGTGCATAAATCCCTAAAAAATGCTCCAACTCCTACAAATTCatcatcaaacaaaaatattatttcaattaCCAAAgacaataaatttatatttaattttaaaagtcacttttattaaattttaaaagtcacTTTTATTACCGGatattgcttcatgaacatgtTTCGGTAATAGCTCCGTCATTGCGAACGGTAGGAGCCGCTGCATGAAAACGTGACAGTCGTGACTCTTCataccagaaattttttttccttgctCGATGCATCTTGAGAATTTTGACACATATCCATCTGGAAACTTTACATCAGAATTTACCCAGTCAAACAACTTTTGCTTTGCCACCCCAGACAATCTAAAATTCGGAACTGGTAATTTTCCTTCTCTTGTCACATGCAGCTCTGGTCTTGCACATAACTCTGGCAAATCCAACCTcgatttcaaattttctttactCTTTCCCTTCACATCCAAAAGAGTGTTCATGATATTCTCAAAAACATTCTTCTCTATGTacatcacatcaaggttgtgcCTTAAGAGatgatccttccaatatggaaGCTCCCAAAATAtgctcttcttatgccaattatGAGATGCCGTATACCCATCTGGCATGTTAGGTGGAGtgtgccaatttcctccaactttacaTGTCTCCTTAGCACCGTAATAATCAATCTGCTCTAACAAAGATGCTCCTGGTTGCATTACTGGGGGAGGAACATGCACTACCTTGTTTTTcctaaacaatttcttgttCTTACGATATGTATGATGCGGCGGAAGAAACctacggtgacaatcaaaccaacatgaCTTCCTCCCATTTTTCAGCTGAAAAGCATCTGTCCTATCCATACAATGTGGACATGATAATCTTTCTTGTGTGGTCCAACCCGATAACATTCCATATGCGGGGAAGTCACTAATGGTCCACATAAGCACTGCACGCATATTAAAGTTCTGTTGCTGCGAGTAATCCCATGTCTGCACGCCATGATGCCACAACATCTTCAGCTCATGGATCAAAGGTTGCGAAAAAACATCAAGTGCTCGCTTTGGATGTTTTGGACCAGGCACTAGAATACTCAAGAACAAAAATTCtctttgcatgcacatctccggagGGAGGTTGTATGGCGTCAAGATGACAGGCCATAAAGAGTATTGTCTTCCAGACAtaccaaatggactaaatccatccgTGCATAAGCCAAGATAAACGTTCCTAAACTCACTCGCAAAGTCGGAATATACGGTTTGAAAGTGTTTCCATGCCTTCGCATCTGAGGGATGTGTAATCTCGCCATCTTTCACCGAATGTtgggcatg
This genomic stretch from Brassica napus cultivar Da-Ae chromosome C9, Da-Ae, whole genome shotgun sequence harbors:
- the LOC106362771 gene encoding uncharacterized protein LOC106362771 yields the protein MFGNNAGDGYEQNMFGNNAGDGYEQQGNRYHDMVTEALHEAAIPDSSREEPNIDAQRFYNMLDAANEPIYEGCREGLSRLSLASRMMTIKSDHNLNEKCMDSWAQLINEYLPEGNLAADNFYEIQKLVAGLGLPSEMINVCIDNCMIYWKDDEKLTEYRLKRLYHSERTVASMRWHAQHSVKDGEITHPSDAKAWKHFQTVYSDFASEFRNVYLGLCTDGFSPFGMSGRQYSLWPVILTPYNLPPEMCMQREFLFLSILVPGPKHPKRALDVFSQPLIHELKMLWHHGVQTWDYSQQQNFNMRAVLMWTISDFPAYGMLSGWTTQERLSCPHCMDRTDAFQLKNGRKSCWFDCHRRFLPPHHTYRKNKKLFRKNKVVHVPPPVMQPGASLLEQIDYYGAKETCKVGGNWHTPPNMPDGYTASHNWHKKSIFWELPYWKDHLLRHNLDVMYIEKNVFENIMNTLLDVKGKSKENLKSRLDLPELCARPELHVTREGKLPVPNFRLSGVAKQKLFDWRLLPFAMTELLPKHVHEAISGVGAFFRDLCTRTLTEDGIELLAKDIPLLGALCNSDGCMYLRDSWDI